From a single Methanothermobacter sp. genomic region:
- the mtnA gene encoding S-methyl-5-thioribose-1-phosphate isomerase, with protein MKTLEWKDNRLILIDQRKLPDSLEYFECENYRDVIYAIKNMVVRGAPAIGVTAAFGVALADLAGEDTERAAEEIRSSRPTAVNLFWAVDRVMKSGSPLDEALKIYREDMETNRAIGAHGASIIQDGDTILTHCNAGALACVDYGTALGVVRAARDQGKNITVICDETRPVGQGARLSVWEMQQEGIPVKLIADVAAGYLMQRGMIDKVIIGADRVAEGGVANKIGSLMVALSAKRFNVPFYVAAPLSTFDRENSIYDVEIEERSPEEVLYYGGCRIAPENTEAINPAFDIVPSDLIDGIITENGIMDPL; from the coding sequence ATGAAGACACTGGAATGGAAGGACAACCGACTCATCCTTATAGATCAGAGAAAACTTCCCGATTCACTGGAGTACTTTGAGTGTGAAAACTACCGGGACGTCATATACGCAATAAAAAACATGGTTGTAAGGGGCGCACCGGCCATTGGGGTGACAGCAGCATTTGGAGTTGCCCTGGCAGACCTTGCAGGAGAGGACACTGAAAGGGCTGCAGAGGAGATAAGGTCATCAAGGCCAACCGCAGTGAACCTTTTCTGGGCAGTGGACCGTGTAATGAAATCCGGGTCCCCACTTGACGAGGCCCTGAAGATCTACAGGGAGGATATGGAGACCAACAGGGCCATAGGGGCTCACGGGGCCAGCATAATCCAGGATGGCGATACAATCTTAACCCACTGCAATGCAGGCGCCCTTGCCTGTGTTGACTACGGCACGGCCCTGGGTGTTGTGAGGGCAGCCAGGGATCAGGGAAAGAATATAACCGTTATATGTGATGAGACAAGGCCCGTGGGACAGGGTGCCCGTTTGAGTGTCTGGGAGATGCAGCAGGAGGGCATACCCGTTAAACTGATAGCGGACGTTGCAGCGGGATACCTAATGCAGAGGGGAATGATAGATAAGGTTATAATAGGTGCTGACCGTGTGGCAGAGGGTGGCGTGGCAAACAAGATAGGGTCACTCATGGTTGCACTCTCAGCAAAACGGTTCAATGTACCCTTTTACGTTGCAGCACCCCTCAGCACCTTTGACAGGGAAAATTCAATTTATGATGTCGAGATAGAGGAAAGGAGTCCCGAAGAGGTCCTCTATTATGGGGGCTGCAGGATAGCCCCGGAAAATACCGAGGCCATCAACCCGGCATTTGACATAGTACCCTCTGATCTTATAGACGGCATCATAACAGAGAATGGTATAATGGATCCCCTCTGA
- a CDS encoding class I SAM-dependent methyltransferase family protein, whose translation MKGLKVPKKKANDVIRILSERSLLNRDYRIKRDESHVYIPVIDAGVAGEFDDVEVIDDVFERSKRSPRSLTDMLKSRIPEDVLASIRRSFDIIGDTVILEIPEELHDYRHAIGEAALKFTGRSAVYMKRSGVKGVTRTRKLELIAGSPVSETVHREYGSRIKVDIRSVYFSPRLANEREIVARQVKEGEVVLDMFAGAGPFAVAVARHGKASRVYAVDINPAAVGYIRENARLNRAEDIIVPVEGDVREFLKDKECFADHVIMNLPATACEFLDDAIRAVRDGGIIHYYEFSRDFETPVKRLRDAAAPFKVEILDRRRVKSRSPGVWHIGIDARIKKL comes from the coding sequence ATGAAGGGTTTAAAGGTTCCGAAGAAAAAGGCCAATGACGTAATCAGAATTTTAAGTGAGAGGTCTCTCCTGAACAGGGATTACAGGATAAAAAGGGATGAAAGCCATGTTTACATACCGGTGATCGACGCCGGGGTTGCAGGGGAATTTGATGATGTTGAGGTCATAGATGATGTTTTTGAGAGAAGTAAACGCTCCCCGAGAAGTCTTACTGATATGCTGAAATCCAGGATCCCTGAGGACGTGCTTGCATCCATCAGGCGGTCCTTTGATATAATAGGTGATACCGTTATCCTTGAAATACCCGAGGAGCTCCATGACTACAGGCATGCGATAGGTGAGGCCGCCCTTAAATTCACAGGACGGAGTGCCGTGTACATGAAGAGGAGTGGGGTGAAGGGTGTTACAAGGACCAGGAAACTTGAGCTCATTGCAGGTTCTCCGGTATCTGAAACCGTCCATAGGGAGTACGGAAGCCGTATAAAGGTTGATATAAGGAGTGTGTACTTCAGCCCCCGGCTTGCAAATGAGAGGGAAATCGTTGCCAGACAGGTGAAGGAGGGGGAGGTTGTCCTTGACATGTTCGCAGGTGCCGGGCCCTTTGCAGTTGCAGTTGCAAGGCATGGGAAGGCATCCAGGGTATACGCGGTTGATATAAACCCCGCTGCTGTCGGTTACATCAGGGAAAATGCCCGTCTGAACCGGGCAGAGGATATCATAGTCCCTGTTGAGGGTGATGTGAGGGAGTTCCTGAAGGATAAGGAGTGCTTTGCAGACCATGTGATCATGAATCTCCCAGCAACTGCCTGCGAATTTCTTGATGACGCCATTCGGGCTGTCAGGGATGGGGGCATCATACACTACTATGAATTTTCAAGGGACTTCGAAACCCCTGTAAAACGCCTGAGGGACGCCGCGGCACCCTTCAAAGTGGAGATCCTGGATAGGAGAAGGGTGAAGTCAAGGAGTCCAGGTGTGTGGCATATTGGTATCGATGCAAGAATAAAAAAGTTGTGA